A stretch of [Clostridium] scindens DNA encodes these proteins:
- a CDS encoding helix-turn-helix domain-containing protein gives MPNIQLANNLRYLRKQHNLTQTTLSNMLNISRQAYSNYETSKRTPDLDSLLHLAGFYHVSLNDLVLGSLKDKHVTTSGISEDTIPYALATDKKTGNSIYLTDEEVDMILNFRTLSNENKQIITGFLHSNSKHSD, from the coding sequence ATGCCTAATATACAGCTGGCCAATAACTTAAGATATCTAAGAAAACAACATAATCTGACACAGACGACCTTAAGCAATATGCTCAACATTTCCAGACAGGCTTACTCGAACTATGAGACAAGCAAGCGTACTCCAGATCTCGATTCGCTGCTTCACCTGGCCGGATTCTACCACGTCAGTCTCAACGATCTAGTCCTTGGCAGCCTGAAAGACAAGCATGTCACTACATCAGGCATATCTGAGGATACGATTCCCTATGCCCTCGCAACAGATAAAAAGACCGGCAATTCCATCTATCTCACGGATGAAGAAGTAGATATGATTCTTAATTTCCGCACCCTTTCTAATGAGAATAAACAGATTATTACCGGCTTTCTACACTCCAATTCCAAACATTCAGATTAA
- a CDS encoding homoserine dehydrogenase has translation MVNIAVMGYGTVGSGVVEVVNTNGARINQRIGDELNIKYVLDLRDFPEDPVQEKIVHDFETIINDDEIKIVVEVMGGIEPAYTFVKRCLQAGKSVATSNKALVAKHGAELLSIAEENNINFLFEASVGGGIPIIRPLNSSLTADEIEEITGILNGTTNYMLTKMFYEGADYDTVLKEAQANGYAERNPEADVEGYDACRKIAILSSLISGQQVDFEDIYCEGITEITVEDMKYAKAMGTTIKLLASSKRYAGNRLHAIVAPCMLYPEHPLYNVNGVFNSIFVHGNVLGDAMFYGSGAGKLPTASAVVADVVDAAKHLNRNIMTMWKQEKLHLEDKADSKRRFFIRMKGDAQEMLPSLQDSFGDIEIIRADGLEGEFGFTTPVMMEGDYDTRANIYKEQILHMIRIEDQKE, from the coding sequence ATGGTAAATATAGCAGTTATGGGATACGGAACGGTTGGTTCCGGAGTAGTGGAAGTCGTAAACACGAATGGCGCCCGGATCAACCAGAGGATCGGCGATGAACTGAATATCAAGTATGTGCTTGATCTGAGGGATTTTCCTGAGGATCCGGTACAGGAAAAGATTGTCCATGATTTTGAGACGATTATCAATGACGATGAGATTAAGATCGTGGTGGAAGTAATGGGAGGCATCGAGCCGGCCTATACATTTGTCAAAAGATGCCTTCAGGCAGGAAAAAGCGTGGCCACATCTAATAAGGCGCTGGTTGCAAAACACGGCGCGGAACTGCTCTCCATCGCAGAAGAGAACAATATCAACTTCTTGTTTGAAGCAAGCGTAGGAGGCGGGATCCCGATCATCCGCCCGCTGAACTCTTCCCTCACTGCTGACGAGATTGAAGAGATTACCGGCATCTTGAATGGAACCACCAACTATATGCTGACGAAGATGTTCTACGAAGGCGCTGACTATGATACAGTGCTCAAAGAGGCGCAGGCAAACGGCTATGCGGAGCGCAATCCGGAGGCGGATGTGGAAGGCTATGATGCCTGCAGGAAGATTGCGATCCTGTCCTCCCTGATATCCGGCCAGCAGGTCGACTTTGAAGATATCTACTGTGAGGGAATCACAGAAATAACGGTGGAAGATATGAAGTATGCCAAGGCTATGGGTACCACCATCAAGCTCCTGGCTTCCAGCAAGAGATACGCCGGCAACCGGCTGCATGCGATCGTGGCACCTTGCATGCTCTATCCCGAGCATCCGCTTTATAACGTTAATGGCGTATTCAATTCCATATTCGTCCACGGCAATGTTTTAGGCGATGCCATGTTCTATGGAAGCGGCGCGGGAAAACTTCCCACTGCCAGCGCGGTCGTTGCGGACGTGGTAGATGCCGCAAAGCATCTCAACCGCAATATTATGACCATGTGGAAGCAGGAGAAGCTGCACCTGGAAGACAAGGCGGACTCTAAGCGCAGATTCTTTATCCGAATGAAAGGCGATGCGCAGGAGATGCTTCCGTCGCTTCAGGACTCCTTCGGGGATATCGAGATCATAAGGGCTGACGGCCTGGAGGGCGAGTTCGGCTTTACGACTCCCGTCATGATGGAGGGCGATTATGATACCCGCGCTAACATCTACAAGGAGCAGATCTTACATATGATACGTATAGAAGACCAGAAGGAATAG
- the prfB gene encoding peptide chain release factor 2 (programmed frameshift) → MVELDQFKSIMNAYEEPLAEMGIHFDLSGKIRRIEELERKVEEPGFWDNPEESQKLMKELKHLKELVETIQNLYASYDDINLLIEMGYEDEDPSMAREIEEEIRGFETSYEELRIQTLLSGEYDACNAIVTIHAGAGGTESCDWASMLYRMYSRWAERKGFTIQVLDYLDGDIAGIKTVTFEVNGENAYGYLKSEKGVHRLVRISPFNAAGKRQTSFASCDVVPDIEDEIDIEIADDDLKIDTYRASGAGGQHVNKTSSAIRITHLPTGIVVQCQNERSQHHNKEKAMQMLKVKLQLMKEQEQAEKVSDIRGEVKEIGFGNQIRSYVMQPYTMVKDHRTNVENSNVGAVMDGSIDMFINAYLKQTVNS, encoded by the exons GTGGTTGAATTAGATCAGTTTAAGAGCATCATGAATGCTTATGAAGAACCCCTTGCCGAAATG GGGATTCACTTTGACTTATCGGGCAAGATAAGAAGGATTGAAGAATTGGAGCGCAAAGTAGAAGAGCCGGGCTTCTGGGATAATCCGGAAGAATCCCAGAAACTGATGAAGGAGCTGAAGCATCTCAAAGAACTGGTGGAGACCATCCAGAATCTGTATGCTTCCTATGATGACATCAATCTCCTGATCGAGATGGGATATGAGGATGAAGACCCTTCCATGGCGCGCGAGATAGAAGAAGAGATCCGGGGATTTGAGACCTCATACGAGGAACTCAGGATCCAGACGCTGCTGTCCGGCGAGTACGATGCATGCAATGCCATCGTTACGATACACGCCGGGGCAGGAGGAACCGAATCCTGCGACTGGGCCAGCATGCTGTACCGGATGTACAGCCGCTGGGCAGAGCGGAAAGGATTCACGATCCAGGTACTGGACTATCTGGACGGAGATATCGCGGGCATCAAGACGGTAACCTTTGAGGTAAACGGAGAGAATGCCTATGGATATCTGAAGTCGGAAAAGGGAGTCCACAGACTGGTACGCATCTCGCCGTTTAACGCGGCGGGCAAACGGCAGACATCTTTTGCATCTTGTGATGTGGTGCCGGATATAGAGGATGAGATTGACATTGAAATTGCAGATGATGATTTGAAGATTGATACTTACAGGGCCAGCGGGGCAGGAGGGCAGCATGTGAATAAGACTTCCTCCGCAATCCGCATCACCCATCTTCCCACCGGGATCGTGGTACAATGCCAGAATGAGCGCTCACAGCATCACAATAAAGAGAAAGCGATGCAGATGCTGAAAGTAAAGCTTCAGCTGATGAAGGAGCAGGAACAGGCAGAGAAGGTATCCGATATCCGCGGCGAAGTCAAGGAAATCGGATTCGGCAACCAGATCCGCTCTTATGTAATGCAGCCATATACTATGGTAAAAGACCATAGAACCAATGTGGAGAACAGCAATGTGGGCGCTGTCATGGATGGCAGCATCGACATGTTCATAAATGCATACTTGAAACAGACGGTGAATAGTTAA
- the hisA gene encoding phosphoribosylformimino-5-aminoimidazole carboxamide ribotide isomerase: protein MRFRPCIDIHNGKVKQIVGGSLADNGDRAVENFSSARDADYYARLYKEDGLKGGHVILLNPPSSDYYERTRSQALKALSAYPGGLQIGGGITADNAGEYIDAGASHVIVTSYVFRDGQIRWDCMEELCRAVGREHVVIDLSCRKKGGDYYIVTNRWQTFTRVKLTKGVLDDIAGYCDEFLVHGVDVEGKASGIEEDLVSLLGRQGRIPITYAGGIGSLEDLNHFRDISGGSLDFTIGSALDLFGGDIPYEIVAKY, encoded by the coding sequence ATGAGATTCAGACCGTGTATTGATATACATAATGGAAAGGTAAAGCAGATTGTAGGAGGAAGCCTCGCGGACAATGGAGACAGGGCGGTGGAGAACTTCTCTTCCGCCAGGGATGCCGACTATTATGCGCGTTTATATAAGGAAGACGGATTGAAAGGAGGACACGTGATTCTTTTGAATCCGCCTTCTTCTGATTATTATGAACGGACCAGGAGCCAGGCGCTAAAGGCGCTGTCGGCTTATCCGGGTGGACTGCAGATTGGCGGCGGGATCACCGCGGATAACGCCGGGGAATATATAGACGCGGGAGCAAGCCATGTGATCGTAACCTCCTATGTGTTCAGGGACGGGCAGATCCGTTGGGATTGCATGGAGGAACTTTGCCGCGCGGTGGGAAGAGAGCATGTGGTGATCGACTTAAGCTGCAGGAAGAAGGGCGGGGATTACTATATCGTCACCAACCGCTGGCAGACGTTTACCCGGGTGAAACTGACAAAAGGGGTGCTGGATGACATTGCCGGATACTGTGATGAATTCCTGGTGCATGGGGTGGATGTAGAAGGGAAGGCTTCCGGCATCGAGGAGGATCTGGTCTCCTTGCTTGGAAGGCAGGGACGCATCCCTATCACCTATGCCGGCGGCATCGGAAGCCTGGAAGACCTGAACCATTTCCGGGATATTTCGGGAGGAAGCCTGGACTTTACGATCGGCAGCGCGCTGGATCTGTTTGGGGGGGATATTCCCTATGAAATCGTGGCAAAGTATTGA
- a CDS encoding aspartate kinase: MLIVKKFGGSSVANKERIFNVAQRCIEDYKAGHDIVVVLSAMGDTTDNLIEMANAINPKAKKREMDMLLSTGEQVSVSLMAMAMHALDVPAVSLNAFQVMMHSTSRYGNARFKRVDTERILHELDSRKIVIVTGFQGVNKYDDITTLGRGGSDTTAVALAAVLHADKCEIYTDVDGVYTADPRIVKDAKKIDVITYDEMLELASLGAKVLHNRSVEMAKKYNVELVVRSSLNRSEGTVVKEASEMEKLLVTGVAADKNTARISVIGVEDKPGIAFRIFDTLAGNNINVDIILQSVGREGTKDISFTVASDDLENAIRILEENKKRLTIQDITWNEKVAKLSIVGAGMMSNPGVAAKMFESLYNSRVNINMISTSEIRITVLVAEDDIEQAMIAVHDGFALAD; this comes from the coding sequence ATGTTAATAGTAAAGAAATTTGGCGGCAGTTCTGTGGCCAACAAGGAGAGAATCTTCAATGTGGCCCAGCGCTGCATTGAGGACTATAAAGCAGGACATGACATTGTGGTCGTGCTTTCTGCCATGGGGGATACGACGGACAATCTGATCGAAATGGCAAATGCCATCAATCCTAAGGCAAAAAAAAGGGAGATGGATATGCTTCTGTCAACAGGCGAGCAGGTATCCGTATCATTGATGGCAATGGCAATGCATGCCCTGGATGTGCCGGCAGTATCCCTGAATGCGTTCCAGGTAATGATGCATTCCACATCCCGCTACGGAAATGCTCGTTTTAAGCGCGTGGATACGGAGAGGATCCTCCACGAGCTGGATTCCAGGAAGATCGTAATTGTAACGGGCTTCCAGGGCGTCAATAAATATGACGATATCACGACGCTTGGAAGGGGCGGCTCTGATACGACGGCAGTAGCGCTGGCAGCGGTGCTGCACGCGGATAAATGCGAGATCTATACCGACGTGGACGGCGTATATACGGCAGACCCAAGAATTGTGAAGGATGCAAAGAAGATAGACGTGATAACCTATGATGAGATGCTGGAACTGGCTAGCCTTGGCGCAAAGGTGCTTCACAACCGATCTGTGGAAATGGCGAAGAAATATAACGTAGAATTAGTGGTACGGTCCAGCCTGAACCGCTCAGAGGGAACCGTAGTCAAGGAGGCAAGCGAAATGGAAAAACTATTAGTGACAGGCGTGGCGGCCGATAAGAATACTGCCAGAATCTCAGTCATAGGAGTGGAAGACAAGCCAGGAATCGCGTTCCGCATCTTTGACACTCTTGCTGGCAACAATATCAATGTGGATATTATTCTTCAGTCAGTGGGAAGAGAAGGGACGAAAGACATCTCCTTTACGGTGGCATCCGATGACCTGGAGAATGCGATCAGGATTCTGGAGGAAAATAAGAAGAGGCTGACGATTCAGGATATCACATGGAATGAGAAGGTGGCAAAACTTTCCATCGTTGGAGCCGGAATGATGAGCAATCCTGGCGTGGCGGCAAAGATGTTTGAATCTCTGTACAACTCAAGGGTCAACATCAACATGATCTCGACTTCCGAGATCCGGATTACCGTACTGGTTGCAGAGGATGACATCGAGCAGGCCATGATAGCCGTTCATGATGGATTTGCGTTAGCTGATTAA
- the secA gene encoding preprotein translocase subunit SecA has product MSLIQKIFGTHSENELKRIYPIADAIEALEPVMQKLTDSELKEKTREFKKRLAEGETLDDILPEAYAVVREAAVRTLGMKHYRVQLIGGIILHQGRIAEMKTGEGKTLVSTLPAYLNALAGEGVHIVTVNDYLAKRDAEWMGQVHEFLGLTVGVVLNSMDNDERRAAYNCDITYVTNNELGFDYLRDNMVIYKEQLVQRGLKFAIIDEVDSVLIDEARTPLIISGQSGKSTKLYEACDILARQLERGEASGEFSKMNAIMGEDIEETGDFIVNEKEKNINLTEDGVIKVEKFFHIENLADPENLEIQHNIILALRAHNLMFKDKDYVVKDDEVLIVDEFTGRIMPGRRYSDGLHQAIEAKEHVKVKRESKTLATITFQNLFNKYEKKAGMTGTALTEEKEFREIYGMDVIEIPTNVPVIRKDLEDAVYKTQKEKFRAVCDAIEEAHARHQPVLVGTITIENSELLSGMLKKRGIKHNVLNAKFHEMEAEIVAQAGIHDAVTIATNMAGRGTDIKLDDEARAAGGLKIIGTERHESRRIDNQLRGRSGRQGDPGESRFYISLEDDLMRLFGSERLMDVFTKLGVEEGEQIEHKMLSTAIEKAQQKIESNNFGIRKNLLEYDQVMNEQREIIYEERRRVLDGENMRDSIFHMLNEYVENVVDMVTSPDQDYDEWNLSELNMTIHNTIPMAPITEEDVKEFSQKELKHLLKERAAKAYEAKESEFPEPEHMREIERVVLLKVIDAKWMDHIDDMDQLRQGIGLQAYGQRDPKVEYKMIGYDMFDQMTKSIAEDTIRTLAHVRIEQKVEREQVAKVTGTNKDESAAHTPKKRTEKKIYPNDPCPCGSGKKYKQCCGRK; this is encoded by the coding sequence ATGAGTTTGATACAAAAAATATTTGGTACACATAGCGAAAATGAATTGAAAAGAATCTATCCTATCGCGGATGCGATCGAGGCGCTTGAGCCTGTGATGCAGAAACTTACAGATAGCGAATTAAAGGAAAAGACCAGGGAATTCAAGAAGCGTCTGGCGGAAGGCGAGACGCTGGATGATATTCTTCCGGAAGCATATGCGGTGGTTCGGGAAGCAGCGGTCCGCACCTTGGGCATGAAGCATTACCGCGTGCAGCTGATCGGCGGCATTATCCTCCACCAGGGGCGTATCGCTGAGATGAAGACTGGTGAAGGAAAGACTTTGGTTTCCACCCTTCCGGCTTATCTGAACGCGCTGGCAGGCGAGGGCGTGCATATCGTAACAGTCAATGATTATCTGGCTAAGCGTGATGCCGAGTGGATGGGACAAGTGCATGAGTTCCTTGGCCTTACCGTTGGCGTCGTACTCAACAGCATGGACAACGACGAGCGCCGTGCGGCTTATAACTGCGACATCACATATGTCACCAACAATGAGTTGGGCTTCGATTATCTGAGAGACAATATGGTCATCTACAAAGAGCAGCTGGTACAAAGAGGCCTGAAATTTGCCATCATTGATGAGGTCGACTCCGTACTGATCGATGAGGCCAGAACTCCTCTGATCATATCTGGCCAGAGCGGAAAATCCACAAAACTTTACGAGGCATGCGACATCCTGGCCCGTCAGCTGGAACGCGGCGAAGCCAGCGGGGAATTCAGCAAGATGAATGCCATCATGGGAGAAGACATCGAGGAGACCGGAGACTTTATCGTCAATGAGAAAGAGAAGAATATCAACCTGACGGAAGACGGCGTGATAAAGGTTGAGAAGTTCTTCCATATTGAGAACCTGGCAGATCCGGAGAACCTTGAGATCCAGCATAATATCATTCTTGCCCTCAGAGCCCATAATCTGATGTTCAAAGACAAGGACTATGTAGTTAAGGATGACGAAGTGCTGATCGTCGATGAGTTTACCGGGCGTATCATGCCGGGCCGCCGCTATTCTGACGGACTTCATCAGGCGATAGAGGCCAAAGAGCATGTGAAGGTTAAAAGAGAGAGCAAGACGCTGGCAACGATCACGTTCCAGAATCTGTTCAATAAATATGAGAAGAAGGCAGGTATGACGGGTACCGCCCTGACCGAAGAAAAAGAGTTCCGCGAGATCTACGGAATGGACGTTATCGAGATTCCTACCAATGTGCCAGTCATCAGGAAAGACCTAGAGGATGCGGTATATAAGACACAGAAGGAGAAGTTCCGGGCAGTCTGCGATGCGATTGAAGAAGCCCATGCCAGGCATCAGCCGGTGCTGGTGGGCACCATTACCATTGAGAATTCGGAACTCTTAAGCGGCATGCTGAAAAAGCGTGGAATCAAGCATAACGTTCTGAATGCCAAGTTCCATGAGATGGAGGCAGAGATCGTTGCACAGGCAGGTATTCATGATGCTGTCACGATTGCCACCAACATGGCCGGACGTGGTACGGATATCAAGCTGGATGACGAGGCAAGGGCAGCAGGCGGGCTTAAGATCATCGGTACGGAGAGACATGAGTCCAGACGTATTGATAACCAGCTGCGCGGACGTTCCGGACGTCAGGGAGATCCGGGAGAATCCAGATTCTATATTTCCCTGGAAGACGATCTGATGCGCCTGTTCGGCTCCGAGAGGCTGATGGACGTATTTACGAAGCTGGGCGTTGAAGAAGGCGAGCAGATCGAGCATAAGATGCTGTCTACCGCTATTGAGAAGGCGCAGCAGAAGATAGAAAGCAACAACTTTGGAATCCGTAAGAATCTGCTGGAATATGATCAGGTCATGAATGAGCAGAGAGAGATTATATATGAAGAAAGACGCCGCGTCCTGGATGGAGAGAATATGCGCGACTCTATCTTCCATATGCTGAACGAGTATGTAGAGAACGTGGTGGATATGGTCACCAGCCCGGACCAGGATTATGATGAATGGAATCTGTCAGAGTTGAATATGACCATCCATAATACGATCCCGATGGCGCCAATCACAGAAGAGGATGTCAAGGAATTCAGCCAGAAGGAATTGAAGCATCTGCTGAAAGAACGCGCGGCGAAAGCTTATGAGGCGAAGGAATCAGAATTTCCGGAGCCGGAGCATATGCGTGAGATCGAGCGTGTAGTCCTGTTAAAGGTCATTGACGCGAAATGGATGGATCATATCGATGATATGGACCAGCTGCGCCAGGGTATCGGCCTTCAGGCATATGGACAGAGAGATCCGAAGGTGGAGTATAAGATGATCGGATACGACATGTTTGATCAGATGACCAAGAGCATTGCGGAAGATACGATCCGTACGCTGGCCCACGTAAGGATCGAGCAGAAGGTGGAACGGGAGCAGGTAGCCAAGGTTACCGGAACCAACAAGGATGAAAGCGCTGCCCATACGCCGAAGAAGCGTACAGAAAAGAAAATCTATCCCAATGATCCATGCCCATGCGGCAGCGGGAAGAAATACAAACAGTGCTGCGGGCGCAAATAG
- a CDS encoding cofactor-independent phosphoglycerate mutase has translation MKYVVLLSDGMAGRPLLELNGRTTLEAAATPVMDCLSKVSEVGMASMVPEGMAPGSDTANLAVMGYDPKVYYTGRSPLEALSIGVDMEETDVSFRCNIVTLSEEDCAYEDRTIIDHSSDEISTEDAAILLEALREGLEKEGYRFYAGTSYRHLLIWKNGDVVELTPPHDILTKRIGDYLPQDEVLRDMMKKSYDILENHPINVKRRSEGLHPANSAWFWGAGKKPALTSFEERTGKRGVMISAVDLLKGIAVGAGMDRIIVEGANGGLHTNYEGKAVAAVGALTKDGYDFAYIHVEAPDEMGHQGNIKDKITAIENIDKKVLGIVVDGLREAGEEFRLLLLPDHPTPIEVRTHTGEPVPYLLYDSTKEEAGPEAYNEKTAYAAGRNWPDGYQLIGHLLQEDIC, from the coding sequence ATGAAATATGTGGTATTGCTTAGCGACGGGATGGCAGGAAGGCCTCTTTTGGAACTGAACGGGCGGACGACGCTGGAAGCGGCGGCGACGCCTGTGATGGACTGTCTTTCCAAGGTATCCGAAGTGGGGATGGCCTCCATGGTTCCGGAAGGAATGGCTCCGGGAAGCGATACGGCCAATCTTGCAGTCATGGGCTATGACCCAAAGGTATATTATACCGGACGTTCTCCGTTAGAAGCGCTAAGCATCGGCGTGGATATGGAAGAGACGGACGTGTCTTTCCGCTGCAACATCGTGACGTTGTCGGAGGAAGACTGCGCCTATGAAGACCGGACGATCATCGACCACAGTTCCGATGAGATTAGTACCGAGGATGCGGCGATCCTTCTGGAAGCCTTAAGAGAAGGCCTTGAGAAGGAAGGATACCGTTTTTACGCCGGAACCAGCTACCGTCATCTTCTGATCTGGAAGAATGGGGACGTGGTGGAACTGACGCCTCCTCATGATATTCTCACAAAAAGAATCGGGGATTACCTTCCGCAAGACGAGGTGCTTAGGGACATGATGAAGAAAAGTTATGATATCCTGGAAAATCACCCGATCAATGTAAAGCGTAGAAGCGAGGGCCTTCATCCGGCCAACTCGGCCTGGTTCTGGGGCGCGGGAAAGAAACCGGCGCTGACCTCCTTTGAGGAGCGTACCGGCAAGCGCGGCGTGATGATCTCGGCGGTTGACCTGTTAAAAGGAATCGCGGTGGGAGCGGGCATGGACCGCATCATCGTGGAAGGCGCCAACGGAGGCCTGCATACCAATTACGAGGGGAAGGCCGTGGCGGCAGTCGGCGCACTTACAAAAGACGGCTATGACTTCGCGTATATTCACGTGGAGGCGCCCGATGAGATGGGACATCAGGGAAATATAAAGGATAAGATTACCGCGATAGAAAATATAGATAAAAAAGTACTGGGCATCGTAGTGGATGGACTTAGAGAGGCGGGAGAAGAATTCAGGCTTCTGCTTCTGCCGGATCATCCAACGCCCATTGAGGTACGCACCCATACAGGGGAGCCGGTTCCCTATCTTCTGTATGACAGTACGAAAGAAGAAGCAGGCCCGGAGGCGTATAATGAGAAGACGGCTTATGCGGCCGGCAGGAACTGGCCGGACGGATATCAATTAATCGGGCACTTGCTGCAGGAGGATATATGTTAA
- a CDS encoding CYTH domain-containing protein encodes MEIERKYLVPILPDNLEEYPCRVIEQGYLNTEPVIRIRRDNDKYEITYKSKGSMARQEYNLPLTREAYYHLLPKIDGHLIQKKRYMIPLSGGLTAELDIFEGRLAHLVLLEVEFPTEEDANTFIPPAWFGEDVTFSGKFHNSYLSTL; translated from the coding sequence ATGGAAATAGAACGCAAGTATCTTGTACCTATACTGCCCGATAATCTAGAGGAATACCCCTGCCGCGTCATAGAGCAGGGATATCTGAATACAGAGCCCGTCATCCGCATCCGGCGGGATAACGATAAGTATGAAATCACTTACAAATCCAAAGGCTCCATGGCAAGGCAGGAATATAATCTCCCTTTGACCCGGGAAGCCTATTATCACCTTTTGCCCAAAATAGACGGACATCTGATTCAAAAGAAGCGTTACATGATCCCTCTTTCCGGCGGATTGACCGCTGAACTGGATATATTTGAAGGCCGGCTTGCGCATCTGGTCCTTCTGGAAGTTGAATTTCCTACAGAAGAAGACGCCAATACCTTTATTCCTCCCGCCTGGTTCGGAGAAGACGTAACCTTTTCCGGAAAGTTCCACAACAGTTATCTCAGCACGCTGTGA
- a CDS encoding ISLre2 family transposase — translation MIKSIKYFEEECIKKFEKLVDDFMKEPTKIAEYVLGVTDELHKLGLEMIKESLESMDQMLQESPIRKKNWVVEAHDTKQLTTSLGDVQFAKTLFKNRETGKSEYLLDKIIGLEPKERMTEDAEAKLLEEAVQTSYRRGGEAASLTTDVTKQTVKNKIHELKFPKNAEKPKIKKVVDYLYIDADEDHVSLQFREHKGDLIRNDNNQKNNCLITKLIYVYEGTEREAPKSHRYRLVNPYYFCGVNTGEENHRFWDEVYEYLDSHYDLSKVKKIYVNSDGGAWIMAGIKRIEGAIHVLDGFHLETYLTKLTSHMKDTKDDAKQELRDCIRSQTKADFIKLVDRLEEYPNAGLERMEKAREYILCNWSAAKRRLKHKDGVKGSSTEGHVSHVLSSRMSSRPLGWSVIGATNMARLRAYYYNGGDMLELVRFQEKEIPKAAGAEEYNLLSSAQIISSERDRHGELGKYAETISHSISLQSKKKMYFNSHIWGL, via the coding sequence ATGATTAAAAGTATAAAATATTTTGAGGAAGAATGCATTAAAAAATTTGAAAAACTTGTAGATGATTTTATGAAAGAGCCAACAAAGATAGCAGAGTATGTTCTTGGCGTAACAGATGAATTACACAAGCTTGGTCTGGAAATGATTAAAGAATCGCTGGAGTCTATGGATCAAATGCTTCAGGAAAGTCCCATTCGTAAGAAAAACTGGGTTGTAGAAGCTCATGATACAAAGCAACTCACAACGTCTCTCGGAGATGTGCAGTTTGCTAAAACATTATTTAAAAATCGGGAGACAGGAAAAAGTGAATATCTGCTAGATAAGATAATCGGACTCGAACCAAAGGAAAGAATGACTGAAGATGCAGAGGCAAAACTGCTAGAGGAGGCTGTGCAAACCTCATATCGTCGTGGAGGGGAAGCTGCCAGTTTAACTACTGATGTAACAAAACAGACTGTGAAAAACAAAATCCATGAATTGAAATTTCCTAAAAATGCAGAGAAACCAAAAATAAAGAAGGTGGTCGATTATCTATATATTGATGCTGATGAAGACCATGTATCCCTGCAATTTCGCGAACATAAGGGCGATTTGATAAGGAACGATAATAATCAGAAAAACAACTGCTTAATTACAAAGTTAATCTACGTGTATGAAGGAACTGAAAGAGAAGCTCCTAAGAGTCACAGGTACCGGTTGGTAAATCCTTACTATTTCTGTGGTGTAAACACTGGCGAGGAAAATCACAGATTCTGGGACGAAGTGTATGAATATTTAGACAGCCATTATGACTTAAGCAAAGTAAAGAAAATATATGTAAACTCAGATGGCGGGGCTTGGATAATGGCAGGTATTAAGCGAATTGAAGGAGCAATTCACGTACTGGATGGATTTCATCTGGAAACATATTTAACGAAACTCACAAGCCACATGAAAGATACAAAGGATGATGCAAAACAGGAACTGAGAGACTGTATACGAAGTCAAACAAAAGCAGACTTTATAAAATTGGTTGATAGGTTAGAAGAATACCCGAATGCAGGGCTAGAGCGAATGGAAAAAGCCAGAGAATATATACTGTGTAACTGGAGTGCCGCAAAGCGCAGATTAAAACATAAAGATGGTGTAAAAGGGAGTAGTACGGAAGGTCATGTAAGTCATGTTCTTTCAAGTCGAATGAGTTCACGCCCATTAGGCTGGAGTGTTATTGGTGCAACAAACATGGCTAGACTCAGGGCTTATTATTACAATGGTGGAGATATGCTGGAACTTGTACGTTTTCAGGAAAAAGAGATTCCGAAAGCTGCTGGAGCAGAAGAATATAATCTTCTAAGCAGTGCCCAGATAATATCATCAGAGAGAGACCGCCATGGCGAACTAGGAAAATATGCGGAAACAATTAGTCACAGTATATCATTACAAAGCAAAAAGAAAATGTATTTCAACAGTCATATCTGGGGCTTATAA